From Staphylococcus delphini, one genomic window encodes:
- a CDS encoding DUF3885 domain-containing protein, with protein sequence MSNINSCMEVSGLKFSEGENAVHLDLSEGEYPFLDDGKSFNKDYFERIHNNAIQILQDLFQQSNTIDIVLLYYLYGDSFKKTRFKEKFSYFNNNEIPDFKEYINDEGIQCYIFSYKNKTLKDLNYKKLVRAISNQDFKGLFPTINQKDNYLDIYLMDSKRGILFHLYDDRGLWLYFLNKQSYKIYSQKYSNLLFDVSHEMD encoded by the coding sequence ATGAGTAATATTAATAGTTGCATGGAAGTAAGTGGTTTAAAATTCTCTGAAGGTGAAAATGCTGTTCATTTAGATTTAAGTGAAGGCGAATACCCTTTTTTAGATGATGGAAAAAGCTTTAACAAAGATTATTTTGAAAGGATTCATAACAATGCAATTCAAATTTTACAAGATTTGTTTCAACAAAGTAATACTATTGATATAGTTCTTTTATATTATTTATATGGGGACTCATTTAAAAAAACTAGGTTCAAAGAAAAGTTTAGTTATTTCAATAATAACGAAATACCAGATTTTAAAGAATATATTAATGATGAAGGCATCCAATGTTATATTTTTTCTTATAAAAATAAGACATTGAAGGATTTAAATTATAAAAAATTAGTGCGAGCAATTTCCAATCAAGATTTTAAGGGTTTATTCCCAACAATTAATCAAAAAGACAATTACTTAGATATATATTTAATGGATAGTAAAAGAGGCATATTATTTCACTTGTATGATGATAGAGGGCTGTGGCTATATTTTCTAAATAAGCAGTCATATAAAATTTATTCTCAAAAATACAGCAACCTCTTGTTTGATGTAAGTCATGAAATGGATTAA